Proteins encoded within one genomic window of Acomys russatus chromosome 5, mAcoRus1.1, whole genome shotgun sequence:
- the Adra2a gene encoding alpha-2A adrenergic receptor, whose amino-acid sequence MFRQEQPLAEGSFAPMGSLQPDAGNTSWNGTEAPGDGTRATPYSLQVTLTLVCLAGLLMLFTVFGNVLVIIAVFTSRALKAPQNLFLVSLASADILVATLVIPFSLANEVMGYWYFGKVWCEIYLALDVLFCTSSIVHLCAISLDRYWSITQAIEYNLKRTPRRIKAIIVTVWVISAVISFPPLISIEKKGAGGGQQQAEPSCKINDQKWYVISSSIGSFFAPCLIMILVYVRIYQIAKRRTRVPPSRRGPETGTTPPGGADRRPNGLGPERGAGPAGAETEPLPTQLNGTPGEPAPTGPRDGDALDLEESSSSEHAERPPGPGRPERGPRAKGKTRASQVKPGDTVPRRGPGTAGPGASGSGPGEERGGGGAKASRWRGRQNREKRFTFVLAVVIGVFVVCWFPFFFTYTLIAVGCPVPSQLFNFFFWFGYCNSSLNPVIYTIFNHDFRRAFKKILCRGDRKRIV is encoded by the coding sequence ATGTTCCGCCAGGAGCAGCCGCTGGCCGAGGGCAGCTTTGCGCCCATGGGCTCCCTGCAGCCGGACGCGGGCAACACCAGCTGGAACGGGACCGAGGCGCCCGGGGATGGTACCCGGGCTACCCCTTACTCCCTGCAGGTGACGCTGACGCTGGTGTGCCTCGCTGGCCTGCTAATGCTGTTTACAGTGTTTGGCAACGTGCTGGTTATTATCGCAGTGTTCACCAGCCGCGCGCTCAAAGCGCCCCAAAACCTCTTCCTGGTATCTCTGGCCTCGGCGGACATCCTGGTGGCCACGCTGgtcattcctttttctttggcCAATGAGGTTATGGGCTACTGGTACTTTGGTAAGGTGTGGTGCGAGATCTACTTGGCTCTCGACGTGCTCTTTTGTACGTCGTCCATAGTGCACCTGTGCGCCATCAGCCTGGACCGCTACTGGTCCATCACGCAGGCCATTGAGTACAACCTAAAACGCACGCCGCGCCGCATCAAGGCCATCATTGTTACCGTGTGGGTCATCTCGGCTGTCATCTCCTTCCCGCCACTCATCTCCATAGAAAAGAAGGGCGCTGGCGGCGGGCAGCAGCAGGCCGAGCCGAGCTGCAAGATCAACGACCAGAAGTGGTATGTCATCTCGTCGTCCATCGGTTCCTTCTTCGCGCCTTGCCTCATCATGATCCTGGTCTACGTGCGTATCTACCAGATCGCCAAGCGTCGCACCCGTGTGCCACCCAGCCGCCGGGGTCCGGAGACCGGTACCACGCCGCCGGGGGGCGCCGATCGCAGGCCCAATGGCCTGGGCCCGGAGCGCGGCGCTGGACCCGCGGGCGCCGAGACCGAGCCGCTACCCACCCAGCTGAACGGCACCCCGGGAGAGCCCGCGCCCACTGGGCCGCGCGACGGGGATGCGCTGGACCTAGAGGAGAGTTCGTCATCCGAGCATGCAGAGCGGCCCCCGGGGCCGGGTAGACCCGAGCGCGGTCCCCGGGCCAAGGGCAAGACCCGGGCGAGCCAGGTGAAGCCGGGGGACACTGTGCCGCGGCGCGGGCCGGGGACTGCGGGGCCCGGGGCTTCGGGGTCGGGGCCGGGAGAGGAGCGCGGCGGCGGGGGCGCCAAAGCATCGCGCTGGCGCGGGCGGCAGAACCGTGAGAAACGCTTCACGTTTGTGCTAGCGGTGGTCATCGGCGTGTTTGTGGTGTGTTGGTTCCCGTTCTTTTTCACCTATACACTCATAGCGGTCGGCTGCCCAGTGCCCAGCCAGCTTTTCAACTTCTTCTTCTGGTTCGGCTACTGCAACAGCTCCTTGAACCCGGTTATCTACACCATCTTCAACCACGACTTCCGCCGCGCCTTCAAGAAGATCCTCTGCCGTGGGGACAGAAAGCGCATTGTGTGA